In Phoenix dactylifera cultivar Barhee BC4 chromosome 1, palm_55x_up_171113_PBpolish2nd_filt_p, whole genome shotgun sequence, the genomic stretch GAGGAGATGGAGGAGAGCCGGCTGTTGCATTGGGGGATGTTCCGGGCGGTGCTGGCCATCCTCCAGTGGTGGGGTTTCAACGTCACCGTCATTATCATGAACAAGTGGATCTTCCAGGTTtcctcctctccttttctttcctttcttatgaAATTAAATCGCTATATGGGATGGATTCGGGTCATCATTTTGGTGCCCTAGATCAGATTATACTTGAATtctgataattttttttattgcttgGTCGACTCCTGGAATTATTGAATTATATTTGATCATCAGGATGCGGTGTGGACTCGAAATCATAATATGTTCCGATCCAATTTCTGtagcatagattttttttttttttttagtttaacaTTAGCTGTTCATTTCATCATCATCACAAACGtatggtcaaaaaaaaaaaaaaacaaaacttttTTGATTTGCCCTTTCTATGTAATGACGTGACTTAGTTTTGGATGATCtgaatacaatttttttttttttttttgatacagaaACTGGATTTCAAGTTCCCTCTTACAGTCTCATGCATCCACTTTATATGCTCTTCTATTGGAGCATATATTGCCATCAAATTGCTTAAAATTAAGCCGCTGATTGAGGTTGATACTGAAGACCGTTGGAGAAGGATATTTCCTATGTCATTTGTGTTCTGCATCAACATTGTTCTGGGGAACGTGAGCTTGCGGTACATTCCGGTTTCGTTCATGCAGACAATAAAATCATTTACTCCTGCAACAACTGGTTCGCTCATGACTTGCTCTGcatgtctttttttttgttcttgatTTTTTGTCCATGACCTATACTGCTGTTTGCATGCCTTTTCATCTTCATCTGTAGCCTGTTCTGATATTTGTGTATCCGAAATAGTCATTCTGCAGTGGTTAGTGTGGAGAAAATATTTTGAGTGGCGCATATGGGCTTCTCTGGTACCCATTGTTGGGGGGATTCTTTTAACCTCCATAACAGAGCTTAGTTTCAACATATTTGGATTTTGTGCTGCTTTGTTTGGTTGTCTGGCTACATCTACAAAGACTATTCTAGCAGAGTCGCTACTTCATGGATACAAATTTGACAGGTAGCTGATTGATTTATGTTATGATGTCTGATATTTGCACTTTAgaattttaagaactgaaaattATGCTGATAGCTACTTGCCTGAATCTTTTAGTGTTATATTGTCAATCAATATCATTACAACGTTGGACATTTTACGTGGATTTCCTATTCCAAAGCTACTAATCCAGAAAAGATTGCCATAACTGGAAGTTTataatatggaaaatttcatgttTGCTTGTTGAATCTTTCATTTACTTATTGCTAGGACACACTTAAGCATCTTTTGTTGTTAGCTGtcagtttttttttcctgtcaTTTCTCGGCACTTGATTAGATTTCCTGTGCCTTCAAATGTATATGTTTCTTGTTGATTAGTTGTATTTTTCACTTCTTTTCTTTAATACCTCTTTTCCTTTGCCAAATAATCTTACCCTTTGGCTAACATATATGGTGAAAAGATTGATCTGCTGGCATGTGATCTTAGTTTGGTCCAAACATCCTGGCATGATTGTAAGTTGTATTGCTTGGACTGTGCTGTGGCTGTTGTGTTGGGCACTAGCAGGGCCATCAAGTTCCTCTTCTCCAAATTTATAGATCAGGATTTTGCAATCATGCtatatttttatgtattttatttGATCACTATCAATAATTGAGGAAATTTTGATATTAGTAGAattctgtttttatatataaaaaaataatggcaAAGGCCCAGAGACATGTAACATGTTCCATGTTACATAAAGTAAGCCGCTACATAACATTTATTCCACAAAAAAGAGTCTTACGTAGACTTCTTTGTGATGAAAGTCCAGTCAAATCATCAAATTGGGTTCTTTTTCAAACACTAGAACATGGTATATAATGATGAATTGGAAAAGTGTTTCCTGAGAATTTGGTGGAGAGACAAAGTTGACCCTTGTATGGTGGTCATCATCCAAGCAATTCCTCTGAAGGTTTTGGATAAAAACAATAAGATGATGTTgtgatatatttaatttttatgtcaTAAAAAAATCATGTGGGTTTCGTTAGTATTTTTCTTGCAAGAATACTGATACCTACATACTTAGTATTTTAGAACTTATTCTATCATCATTCCTTGTTACCTATATCCAGTTCATGGAATTGTTTATTGAGTTCTTCATGCAGACTTGTTTACCTAATATTTTTAGTGCCTGCTATTGAACTCCTGCAACATTATTTATTGTAAGTTTGATACAAGGTATTTAAAGTCAGGTGTATATTGGCTGAATTATTATGTTTTTCCATATGTTTGCAGCTGCCCACAAACTGAAAACGATGGAACCTCAAAAGCAGAAATTTTAAGTTAAGGAACATTTTAAAAAATCTGTAGAAACATTTTTTGAAAACATGGAATAAATGGAAGGTGCCCTAATACACGAGGCTTCCGCCATTGCAGGGCCTTTGGAGGGTCATATGTACGCAGCCTTACTTCTGTGTGCGGAGAGGCTATTTTTGTGTTCCGAATCCGTGACACCTAAGTAATAATAGAGCGACCTTACTATTGCACCAAGGCCCGTCCTTATTTTCTGAATGTGAAATACTTCACAAAATTATGTTAGACATTTGAGGctttttaagtataatttgtaCTAGTTGTCTATGTTACTAGATCTACTTTTAGTTGGTAATCAGTGTTTCCATTAAGTAAAAATGATATAAGatagatacaaacaaatacaTACTCAACCTTGAGGTTGGATGCCTTAGTTGCTGAAGGTGAGAAACCTAGAATTATGAGTAGTAAGTGGGAGTATCTTTCTGGTCATTATTTTTTACAGCTTTGGTCCTGTCTGATATGTAAAGATTCAATTCAAGCTGAAATAGGATGATACAGAACTA encodes the following:
- the LOC103702631 gene encoding UDP-galactose transporter 1, giving the protein MEESRLLHWGMFRAVLAILQWWGFNVTVIIMNKWIFQKLDFKFPLTVSCIHFICSSIGAYIAIKLLKIKPLIEVDTEDRWRRIFPMSFVFCINIVLGNVSLRYIPVSFMQTIKSFTPATTVILQWLVWRKYFEWRIWASLVPIVGGILLTSITELSFNIFGFCAALFGCLATSTKTILAESLLHGYKFDSINTVYYMAPFATMILAVPATLLEGGGVINWFYTHQSICSSLIIIFSSGVLAFCLNFSIFYVIHSTTAVTFNVAGNLKVAVAVMVSWFIFRNPIPALNAIGCAITLSGCTFYGYVRHKLSQQPAVPGTPRTPRTPRSRMEMLPLVNDKQDKV